The following are from one region of the Methanolacinia paynteri genome:
- the cofH gene encoding 5-amino-6-(D-ribitylamino)uracil--L-tyrosine 4-hydroxyphenyl transferase CofH, which translates to MKDAELKNLLNDVLEGHRMTEEEAVSLMMIRDRNIFRIAEAADQLRERKVGDIVTYVRNHNLHVTNICKNLCGFCGFGRPKKAEDAYLHNEEEIRARALLAKERKVTEVCLLSGVHPDFDAQRYAEIISWVHDVIPEADIHTMSPDEISYSAKKSGISTKEVIEMMRSAGLGTLQGTAAEILVDSVRKTICPAKVPTAEWVRIIKEAHSMGIKSTATILPGSVETEADRVEHLRVLREIQDETGGFTELVPLPYLHHNTPLFNKGLAPPGATGRTDILLFAVSRLYLDNFDNIQISWGKLGRKFTQVGLLSGGNDFGGTMFSDEVSVDAGGDESDYLDPGEMRRITEDIGRVLKQRSTTYEILD; encoded by the coding sequence ATGAAGGACGCAGAGCTTAAGAACCTTTTAAACGATGTTCTCGAAGGTCACAGGATGACCGAGGAAGAGGCGGTCTCGCTGATGATGATCCGTGACAGGAATATCTTCAGGATCGCCGAAGCGGCAGATCAGTTAAGGGAAAGAAAGGTAGGAGACATTGTGACCTATGTCAGGAACCACAATCTGCATGTTACGAACATCTGTAAAAATCTCTGCGGGTTCTGCGGTTTCGGCAGGCCGAAGAAAGCTGAAGATGCCTACCTTCATAACGAAGAAGAGATCAGAGCACGGGCTCTTTTGGCAAAGGAGAGAAAAGTAACAGAGGTCTGCCTTCTTTCAGGAGTTCACCCGGATTTCGACGCGCAAAGATACGCTGAGATCATATCCTGGGTGCATGATGTTATTCCCGAAGCGGACATCCATACTATGAGCCCTGACGAGATCTCCTATTCTGCAAAAAAAAGCGGAATTTCGACAAAAGAGGTCATCGAAATGATGAGAAGCGCGGGCCTCGGAACTCTCCAGGGAACTGCGGCCGAGATCCTCGTAGACAGCGTCAGAAAGACAATATGCCCGGCCAAGGTACCGACGGCCGAATGGGTCAGGATAATAAAGGAAGCTCACTCCATGGGGATAAAGTCAACTGCAACGATATTACCCGGTTCAGTGGAGACCGAGGCGGACAGGGTGGAACACCTTAGAGTTCTCAGAGAGATACAGGATGAAACCGGAGGATTCACCGAACTCGTCCCGCTCCCCTATCTTCACCACAACACTCCCCTGTTCAACAAGGGACTTGCCCCGCCGGGTGCCACAGGAAGAACCGACATCCTTCTCTTCGCAGTCTCAAGGCTCTATCTCGACAACTTCGACAACATCCAGATCTCATGGGGAAAACTGGGACGGAAATTCACCCAGGTTGGTCTTTTATCCGGAGGAAACGACTTCGGAGGAACGATGTTCTCCGATGAGGTATCCGTAGATGCAGGCGGCGATGAATCAGACTACCTCGATCCAGGCGAGATGAGGCGCATAACCGAAGATATCGGCAGGGTTTTGAAACAGAGATCGACAACCTACGAAATCCTGGATTAA
- a CDS encoding S26 family signal peptidase, translating to MKKPESGNKQEESLIKRFLKSDEPAFSLARDVAWIVLVVGLVALLLFIFSGTWPAVVAVESESMVPNMNKGDLVFVVAADRYGELQTWNGSLSTGYGKFNEYPNLYGNAVYGDVIIYKPNGVDSVHPIIHRAVEWYGNASDGGYITWGDNNPYPDQMGGISGIGQLMPVEKEWVVGKAWFAIPLVGYIPLHIIEFAILIIILMFVHELYLNSREKKKK from the coding sequence ATGAAAAAACCCGAATCAGGTAATAAACAGGAAGAATCCCTAATTAAAAGGTTTTTAAAGAGTGATGAGCCGGCTTTTTCACTGGCACGCGACGTAGCATGGATCGTGCTGGTCGTAGGCCTTGTCGCACTCCTGCTCTTTATATTTTCAGGCACCTGGCCGGCAGTCGTTGCAGTCGAGTCTGAGAGCATGGTTCCAAATATGAATAAAGGAGATCTCGTCTTTGTCGTCGCCGCAGACAGATACGGCGAACTGCAGACATGGAACGGGAGCCTTTCGACAGGCTACGGTAAATTCAACGAGTATCCCAATCTTTACGGCAATGCTGTCTACGGGGACGTAATTATCTACAAGCCGAACGGGGTGGACAGCGTTCATCCTATCATCCATCGTGCAGTTGAATGGTATGGCAATGCAAGCGACGGAGGATACATTACCTGGGGCGACAACAACCCATACCCGGACCAGATGGGAGGAATTTCAGGAATAGGACAGCTAATGCCTGTCGAAAAGGAATGGGTCGTAGGAAAGGCCTGGTTCGCAATTCCCCTCGTAGGATATATCCCGCTGCACATAATCGAATTCGCAATACTGATAATCATCCTTATGTTTGTTCATGAACTGTATCTGAATTCCAGGGAGAAAAAGAAGAAATGA
- a CDS encoding tetratricopeptide repeat protein, with translation MTERNTGSGDSAGTPDDERLLEEGDRLFEESKYEEALFAYDLIRATDDGYLAAQNRKGNILSILGRDDEALEVFREVLRIVPENPILYDAALNNMANVLRRLERFEEALELYDKALEAEPDNVMALNNRGNVLSDLGRDEEALLMYERALEIEPGNSPVLVNKAYSLIGLGRNDEALIALDGALRINPGNIMAMNNKANLLSELGRTKEAIKIYNQALDLNPAHVPTIVNCGIAYAASGEPERAIAYFDQALILDPSNILALDNKGCALVDLGRYREALVAYERARSLDPDDEAIRKNIDDLMKRIRE, from the coding sequence ATGACCGAGAGAAATACAGGTTCCGGCGATTCAGCCGGAACACCGGATGATGAAAGATTGCTTGAAGAAGGCGACCGGCTGTTTGAGGAGAGCAAATACGAGGAGGCCCTATTTGCCTATGATCTGATTCGTGCCACCGATGACGGCTACCTTGCTGCACAGAACAGGAAGGGAAACATCCTCTCCATCCTGGGAAGGGATGATGAGGCCCTGGAAGTCTTCAGGGAAGTGCTGCGTATTGTCCCTGAAAATCCCATTCTCTATGATGCAGCTCTTAACAACATGGCGAATGTCCTGCGAAGGCTTGAGAGGTTTGAAGAGGCTCTTGAACTGTACGATAAAGCCCTTGAAGCAGAGCCTGATAATGTAATGGCCTTAAACAACAGGGGCAACGTCCTTTCTGATCTGGGTCGGGATGAAGAGGCGCTTCTGATGTACGAACGGGCGCTGGAGATTGAGCCCGGAAACAGTCCGGTACTGGTGAACAAGGCGTATTCACTTATCGGTCTCGGGAGGAACGATGAAGCGCTTATCGCTCTTGACGGGGCCCTGAGAATAAATCCCGGCAATATTATGGCTATGAATAATAAAGCAAACCTGTTGAGTGAACTTGGAAGGACGAAGGAAGCGATAAAGATCTACAACCAGGCTCTCGATCTGAATCCCGCCCATGTCCCGACGATTGTAAACTGCGGAATTGCATATGCGGCTTCAGGTGAGCCCGAACGTGCCATTGCATACTTCGACCAGGCATTGATCCTCGATCCGTCGAATATACTCGCTCTTGACAACAAAGGCTGTGCTCTTGTCGACCTCGGCAGGTACAGGGAGGCTCTCGTCGCTTATGAAAGGGCACGCTCGCTTGATCCGGATGATGAGGCGATCAGGAAGAATATTGATGACCTGATGAAGAGGATAAGAGAGTGA
- a CDS encoding flavin reductase family protein — translation MEDYDLGKVFKLIEPGPVVLVTTSNNGRPNVMTMSWHMAMEFVPSLIGCVLSPDDYSFEALYATGECVIAIPTVEMMKKTVDIGNCSGKDVDKFEEFGLTPLPAGKVKAPLLAECFANIECRVVDRSMVDKYGLFVLEAVKAWTDPDHEERRTFHANGDGTFVVDGETVDLKDRMVKFPECL, via the coding sequence ATGGAAGATTACGATCTTGGAAAGGTATTCAAGCTGATTGAACCGGGTCCGGTCGTCCTTGTGACGACTTCCAACAATGGACGACCTAATGTCATGACGATGAGCTGGCACATGGCGATGGAATTCGTTCCGTCTTTGATAGGCTGCGTCCTCAGCCCGGACGATTACAGTTTCGAGGCGCTTTATGCCACAGGAGAGTGCGTCATCGCCATACCTACGGTTGAGATGATGAAGAAAACCGTGGATATAGGGAACTGCTCCGGGAAGGACGTCGACAAGTTCGAAGAATTCGGGCTTACTCCGCTTCCTGCCGGGAAAGTGAAAGCACCGCTGCTGGCGGAATGCTTCGCCAACATAGAATGCCGGGTTGTTGACAGGAGCATGGTGGACAAATACGGCCTCTTCGTCCTCGAAGCGGTAAAGGCATGGACGGACCCTGATCACGAGGAGAGGCGGACCTTCCATGCAAACGGCGACGGCACCTTCGTTGTCGACGGAGAGACCGTCGATCTCAAGGACAGGATGGTGAAGTTTCCAGAGTGTTTGTAG
- a CDS encoding HEAT repeat domain-containing protein, whose translation MRIAGHLETVNRNNGDFVRLFVLIVYFLVVGILAVYAFSPIGGEMGYILARLIPHLFYIPLVLTALWYPKKRLAHFIIFSLIFFCLISGFLMNGWSLDALFMVFTSFIYLWVFIAILAIPQVQFGRTGEEMASGESIAPPASQVPLGAESPAAVVSGRDAGLIKRTPSIGPSQINPLIESFRHGEELVTRNTSAALKAIGAPAIPFIVGGLKSDSIPVRENCARLLGEMDDTDSVDLLVSAMADPSRRVHNAA comes from the coding sequence ATGAGAATCGCAGGGCACCTGGAGACCGTCAACCGGAATAATGGCGATTTCGTCAGGTTATTCGTGCTCATAGTATATTTTCTGGTCGTCGGCATTCTTGCGGTCTATGCGTTCTCACCCATCGGAGGGGAGATGGGTTACATCCTTGCCCGTCTCATCCCTCACCTGTTTTATATTCCCCTTGTACTGACTGCCCTTTGGTACCCCAAGAAGAGACTGGCGCACTTCATCATTTTCTCTTTGATTTTCTTCTGTCTTATCTCTGGATTCCTGATGAACGGATGGAGCCTCGATGCCCTGTTTATGGTCTTTACATCCTTCATCTATCTCTGGGTCTTTATCGCCATACTTGCAATTCCGCAGGTCCAGTTTGGAAGAACCGGGGAAGAGATGGCATCCGGGGAAAGCATTGCTCCTCCTGCTTCACAAGTGCCTTTAGGTGCTGAATCACCAGCTGCTGTCGTAAGCGGCAGGGACGCCGGCCTGATTAAACGCACACCGTCAATAGGCCCTTCGCAGATAAACCCCCTGATAGAATCTTTCCGGCATGGCGAGGAGCTGGTGACGAGGAACACCTCGGCGGCCCTCAAGGCGATAGGAGCTCCTGCAATTCCTTTCATAGTCGGAGGACTGAAGAGCGATTCTATTCCCGTGAGGGAAAACTGTGCGAGGCTCCTTGGTGAAATGGATGATACCGACTCTGTCGACCTGCTCGTTTCAGCAATGGCGGATCCTTCACGCAGGGTTCACAACGCCGCC
- a CDS encoding HEAT repeat domain-containing protein translates to LLTGMLDDRSHYVRKEVVKSLARVGRDENLDYLVGMLDDESRGVRLAAVGGLGRSGKDEAVESLVRVLEGEEDAEVRIRVVHSLELIGTAVAYEAMRVALDDNDPEVSSEAEDILRQNYKI, encoded by the coding sequence TCTCCTTACCGGCATGCTGGATGACAGGAGCCATTATGTCCGAAAGGAGGTCGTCAAATCACTTGCACGTGTCGGAAGGGATGAGAATCTCGATTATCTTGTCGGCATGCTAGATGACGAGTCACGCGGGGTAAGGCTGGCAGCCGTCGGCGGTCTCGGCCGCAGCGGGAAGGATGAGGCTGTCGAATCGCTTGTCAGGGTTCTGGAAGGGGAAGAGGATGCCGAGGTTCGTATAAGGGTTGTTCATTCCCTGGAACTGATTGGAACCGCCGTCGCGTACGAGGCGATGAGAGTGGCGCTTGACGATAATGATCCCGAGGTCTCTTCAGAGGCCGAAGATATACTGAGACAAAATTATAAGATTTGA
- a CDS encoding MFS transporter, with translation MEKTTRSILGLSAAHMVNDIYSPVLPAILPLLILQNGYSYFLAGLIVTAYNLSSSFTQPVVGWLYDKKNIRMPVAVSVMISAFFMSFIGFVENYYFLIAFAIIGALGHAFFHPSALGLVSRMAAGANRGRLTSLFVVGGNLGFAIGPILAGIAVASYGLHGLALIIIPGILIVPLLRKVLPPVSELENSYSKSSGKKDLEAKFPYLPITLLVTASAFRAWVIFGSVAYLPTYLAKTGMSLVTANLLTSGMLMAGVVGQVIGAGMSDKYGRKEYVLASLILSILPFALFITSDGIISLISLMAFGYLLWSSFSVTVAMSHEMAPQGTGTVSGLMLGLAVGAGGLGVAITGYIADITNVSTAFGLLVVPVIISILIFSATPYPWKSIRQKI, from the coding sequence ATGGAGAAGACTACACGCTCTATACTGGGGCTCTCGGCAGCCCACATGGTGAACGATATCTACTCGCCGGTTCTGCCCGCAATTCTCCCTCTCCTTATTCTCCAGAACGGGTATTCGTATTTTCTCGCAGGTTTGATCGTCACTGCATACAACCTTTCATCATCCTTCACACAGCCGGTTGTCGGGTGGCTTTATGACAAAAAGAACATCCGCATGCCGGTTGCGGTAAGCGTGATGATCTCCGCTTTCTTCATGTCCTTCATCGGGTTTGTAGAGAACTACTACTTCCTGATCGCTTTCGCAATCATAGGCGCACTCGGGCATGCGTTCTTCCACCCGAGCGCACTCGGTCTTGTGAGCAGGATGGCTGCCGGGGCTAACCGCGGGAGACTGACATCGCTGTTCGTCGTCGGAGGAAACCTCGGCTTCGCCATAGGGCCGATCCTTGCGGGAATCGCGGTCGCAAGCTACGGTCTTCACGGCCTCGCTCTTATAATAATTCCGGGAATTTTAATCGTCCCGCTGCTGAGAAAGGTGCTTCCCCCGGTATCCGAACTGGAGAACAGCTACTCTAAAAGCAGCGGGAAGAAAGATCTGGAAGCAAAGTTCCCATACCTCCCGATCACCCTTCTTGTGACGGCATCGGCCTTCAGGGCATGGGTAATCTTCGGATCTGTTGCATACCTTCCGACCTATCTTGCAAAGACGGGGATGAGCCTCGTAACTGCAAACCTCCTGACATCAGGCATGCTCATGGCAGGTGTTGTCGGGCAGGTGATAGGCGCGGGAATGTCGGATAAATACGGGCGGAAGGAATATGTCCTTGCAAGTCTTATACTCTCGATCCTGCCGTTTGCACTCTTCATAACGTCCGATGGAATCATTTCCCTGATATCGCTGATGGCGTTCGGTTACCTCCTCTGGTCCTCGTTCTCTGTGACGGTCGCGATGTCACACGAGATGGCCCCCCAGGGAACAGGGACCGTCTCAGGTCTTATGCTCGGCCTCGCGGTAGGAGCAGGCGGACTGGGCGTTGCGATTACCGGGTATATTGCCGATATCACGAATGTCTCAACAGCCTTCGGACTCCTCGTAGTCCCTGTGATAATATCGATATTGATCTTCTCTGCGACTCCCTACCCGTGGAAATCGATACGACAGAAGATCTGA
- a CDS encoding METTL5 family protein, with product MKLRKLEMLLEGFETFENPDPALEQYMTPPVVAARLLYHAYMKGDIEGRSVLDLGCGTGIFACGAALLGAEQVTGVDIDPAAVAAAYRNAERAGVTADFVVSDIPDFSCRSFDTAIMNPPFGAQKKYADRPFIDKALECAGVTYGIFNEGSTPFIRSYISGRGVIDETVRCDFPIKRTFAHHRKDSLEIRVEIIRITKI from the coding sequence ATGAAACTCAGAAAACTCGAGATGCTCCTTGAAGGATTCGAGACATTCGAAAATCCCGATCCTGCTCTCGAACAGTACATGACCCCTCCTGTCGTCGCCGCAAGACTTCTCTACCATGCATATATGAAAGGAGATATCGAAGGACGATCTGTCCTCGATCTCGGATGCGGAACAGGCATCTTTGCATGCGGTGCGGCTCTTCTCGGCGCTGAGCAGGTCACCGGGGTGGACATCGATCCCGCCGCCGTTGCGGCAGCTTACAGGAATGCAGAAAGAGCAGGAGTCACGGCCGATTTTGTTGTAAGCGACATCCCGGATTTCAGCTGCAGGAGCTTCGACACTGCGATCATGAATCCTCCGTTCGGCGCCCAGAAAAAATATGCCGACAGGCCGTTTATCGACAAGGCCCTCGAATGCGCCGGTGTAACCTACGGGATATTCAACGAGGGCAGCACCCCGTTCATAAGATCCTATATCAGCGGAAGGGGCGTGATCGATGAGACTGTAAGATGCGACTTTCCGATAAAAAGGACCTTTGCACACCACAGGAAGGACAGTCTTGAGATCAGGGTTGAAATAATCCGGATTACTAAAATATAA
- the dph2 gene encoding diphthamide biosynthesis enzyme Dph2, with product MSSKRTIESVQAQQEDLTVRIISLLKEKEKERTIRKVALQFPEGLKRKAHGISEALRRAGYEIVISGEPCWGACDLDLDLMKNSDILIHIGHAPVDERENVIYEYFSQDFDISRLEGVIPSIESKIVGLITTIQHVHLLDDIIQFFSDRGIECVIAKGSERTPFKGQVLGCTYDAAKNTGCSEIVYIGTGLFHPLGVHLATGARVVAFDPYTGRTEIPDERRMLIKRHALIEKAKEARSFGILLSKKSGQRREELAKRLEGLSDKADIIEIGEITPDALLNFGYDVYVNTACPRLAYDDQARFPVPVLSPQEFEIVCGAREWEEFEIDEIT from the coding sequence ATGTCATCAAAAAGAACTATTGAGAGTGTTCAGGCACAACAAGAAGATCTGACAGTGAGAATCATCTCGCTGTTAAAGGAAAAAGAGAAAGAGAGGACTATACGGAAGGTCGCTCTCCAGTTCCCGGAGGGACTGAAAAGGAAGGCCCACGGGATTTCGGAAGCCCTCAGGAGAGCAGGCTACGAGATCGTAATCTCGGGCGAACCATGCTGGGGTGCCTGCGACCTCGACCTTGATCTGATGAAAAATTCCGATATTCTCATCCATATCGGGCACGCTCCCGTGGACGAAAGGGAGAACGTCATCTACGAATACTTCAGCCAGGACTTCGATATCTCCCGGCTGGAGGGAGTAATACCCTCAATCGAATCCAAAATAGTGGGGCTGATAACAACAATCCAGCATGTCCACCTGCTGGATGATATCATACAATTTTTCAGTGATCGCGGCATCGAATGCGTGATCGCGAAGGGAAGCGAAAGAACTCCGTTTAAGGGCCAGGTCCTCGGGTGCACCTATGATGCAGCAAAAAATACAGGATGCAGCGAGATCGTCTATATCGGTACAGGGCTGTTTCATCCGCTTGGAGTGCACCTTGCGACCGGTGCGAGAGTCGTAGCATTCGATCCCTATACAGGCAGAACCGAGATCCCGGACGAACGCCGCATGCTTATAAAGAGGCATGCACTTATCGAAAAGGCGAAGGAGGCACGGAGCTTTGGGATACTCCTGAGCAAAAAATCGGGGCAGAGACGGGAGGAACTCGCAAAGAGGCTTGAAGGACTATCTGATAAGGCCGACATAATCGAGATCGGCGAGATCACCCCGGACGCCCTCCTGAACTTCGGGTATGATGTCTACGTCAATACGGCATGCCCGAGGCTTGCGTACGACGACCAGGCAAGGTTTCCGGTTCCTGTTCTCTCCCCACAGGAGTTTGAGATCGTCTGCGGTGCCAGGGAATGGGAAGAGTTCGAAATAGACGAGATCACTTGA
- the hpt gene encoding hypoxanthine/guanine phosphoribosyltransferase, whose product MFNKLVESLEKCPIVKRGEYNYFIHPISDGVPIVEPELLREVAALMLRNLDLDHADKLVVAEAMGIHIGVALSLITDLPLTIVRKRKYELPGELALHQTTGYSKGELYLNGIEEGDRVVIVDDVFSTGGTMKALLKGLEQKKAEVVDVLVVIKRGECDIGRPYKYLVEIDVDETGVNVIKKNY is encoded by the coding sequence ATGTTCAACAAACTCGTGGAATCACTGGAAAAATGCCCCATCGTAAAAAGAGGAGAATACAACTATTTTATCCACCCCATCAGCGACGGAGTCCCGATCGTCGAACCTGAACTCCTCAGGGAGGTTGCTGCACTTATGCTCAGGAACCTCGATCTGGATCATGCAGACAAACTTGTCGTCGCAGAGGCAATGGGCATACATATCGGCGTGGCGCTCTCGCTGATTACAGACCTCCCGCTGACAATAGTCAGGAAGAGAAAATATGAGCTGCCCGGGGAACTTGCACTCCACCAGACAACCGGCTACTCGAAGGGCGAACTCTACTTAAACGGGATTGAAGAGGGTGACCGTGTCGTAATAGTTGACGATGTCTTCTCGACCGGCGGGACTATGAAGGCTCTCCTCAAAGGACTCGAACAGAAGAAGGCAGAGGTAGTCGATGTTCTTGTTGTGATCAAACGCGGCGAATGCGACATCGGCAGGCCGTACAAATACCTCGTCGAGATAGATGTCGACGAGACCGGTGTAAATGTCATCAAAAAGAACTATTGA
- the mfnA gene encoding tyrosine decarboxylase MfnA — MLEDGLREDKLFRHLSSVKETDRSYRKVLSSMCSIPHPVAVRAHNIFIESNLGDPGLFMGTASLEAELIERLGSLMSLPEACGYATSGGTESNIQALRIARENAGKKNPNVIIPESAHFSFEKACDILSIEMRQAPSTEKYVVDTEGMEDLIDGNTIGMVGVAGTTEYGTVDPIKRLSDIALDRDLFLHVDAAFGGLVLPFIPGSPPFDFRLEGVSSISVDPHKMGMSTIPCGCIMVRNPDFFRSTEVDTPYLTVKKECTLCGTRPGGPVAGALAVLDHLGRKGMIEVVERCMENTRFLIRGMEELGHPVAVQPSVNVASFSCDETPDGWIVSRTRHGHMRTVCMPHITRETLEEFLKDVGEM; from the coding sequence ATGCTGGAAGACGGACTCCGGGAAGACAAACTGTTCCGGCATCTCTCCTCGGTAAAGGAGACAGACAGGAGCTACCGGAAGGTGCTCTCGTCGATGTGCTCGATTCCGCACCCGGTGGCGGTCAGGGCGCACAACATTTTTATCGAATCCAATCTTGGAGACCCGGGACTTTTTATGGGAACCGCCTCGCTTGAGGCCGAACTTATCGAAAGACTGGGAAGCCTGATGAGTCTCCCCGAAGCATGCGGTTACGCAACATCCGGGGGCACCGAATCGAATATCCAGGCTCTCAGGATCGCAAGAGAAAATGCAGGGAAAAAGAACCCGAATGTGATAATTCCCGAATCAGCACATTTCTCTTTTGAGAAGGCATGCGACATTCTTTCAATAGAGATGCGGCAGGCCCCCTCGACTGAAAAGTACGTCGTCGATACTGAAGGAATGGAAGACCTGATCGACGGAAATACCATAGGAATGGTGGGTGTCGCCGGAACGACTGAATACGGAACAGTCGACCCGATAAAACGCCTTTCGGATATCGCATTGGACAGGGATCTCTTCCTGCATGTCGATGCGGCGTTCGGCGGGCTTGTCCTCCCATTCATCCCGGGATCGCCTCCTTTCGACTTCAGGCTCGAAGGCGTATCCAGCATCTCTGTCGATCCGCACAAGATGGGCATGTCCACGATACCTTGTGGCTGCATAATGGTCAGGAACCCGGACTTTTTCAGGTCGACCGAGGTGGACACGCCATACCTTACAGTAAAGAAGGAATGCACGCTCTGCGGGACGAGACCCGGCGGCCCGGTGGCGGGAGCGCTCGCGGTCCTCGATCATCTAGGGCGAAAAGGTATGATTGAAGTCGTCGAAAGGTGCATGGAAAACACCCGTTTCCTCATCAGGGGAATGGAAGAGCTCGGGCATCCCGTTGCAGTCCAGCCTTCGGTAAATGTCGCATCCTTCTCCTGCGATGAAACTCCGGACGGATGGATCGTATCGAGGACACGGCACGGGCACATGAGAACGGTATGTATGCCGCATATTACAAGAGAGACACTTGAAGAATTTTTAAAAGACGTTGGTGAGATGTAA